Proteins from a single region of Geothrix sp. PMB-07:
- a CDS encoding NUDIX hydrolase, giving the protein MRLLHAQPEGFDPATPWPQESESIRQDSRLFRQVVAQRRSPHTGREHAFYRLLGPDWVNVVAFNRAGELLLVEQFRHGIDQATLEIPGGGCDAGEDPAEAARRELREETGFVSQRWVTLGSCTPNPATQNNRCHSFLALDCEPEGALELDPAEELRVWATSWPEWMERMRRGEIQHALVLTAFQFLSLWEGWPELQRRLEA; this is encoded by the coding sequence ATGCGCCTGCTGCACGCCCAGCCAGAGGGTTTTGACCCTGCCACGCCCTGGCCCCAGGAATCCGAAAGCATCCGCCAGGATTCCCGGCTCTTTCGGCAGGTGGTGGCCCAGCGGCGCAGCCCGCATACGGGGCGGGAGCATGCCTTCTACCGGTTGCTGGGGCCGGACTGGGTGAACGTGGTGGCCTTCAACCGCGCTGGCGAGTTGCTGCTGGTGGAGCAGTTCCGCCACGGCATCGACCAGGCCACGCTGGAAATCCCCGGGGGCGGCTGCGATGCGGGGGAGGATCCCGCCGAGGCCGCCCGCCGGGAACTCCGCGAGGAAACGGGGTTCGTGTCGCAGCGCTGGGTGACCCTGGGCAGCTGCACCCCCAATCCCGCCACCCAGAACAACCGCTGCCACAGCTTCCTGGCCCTGGACTGCGAACCGGAGGGGGCCCTCGAGCTGGATCCGGCCGAGGAACTCCGGGTCTGGGCCACGTCCTGGCCCGAGTGGATGGAGCGCATGCGCCGCGGCGAAATCCAGCACGCCCTGGTGCTCACCGCCTTCCAGTTCCTCAGTCTGTGGGAAGGCTGGCCGGAGCTGCAGCGACGTCTGGAGGCCTGA